Part of the Puntigrus tetrazona isolate hp1 unplaced genomic scaffold, ASM1883169v1 S000000055, whole genome shotgun sequence genome, CGATCAAAGAACATCCTTCACGCCGCTGTGTCTTTGCTGGTGTTTTCTTAAATAACTCAGCTGgctaaaactctttccacacaaaGGGCACACGTGAGGTTTCTCCTTTAAATGAACCGTCAGGTGGTCCTTCAGGGAATTCGCCCAAGAAAAGTTCTTGCCACACTGATCACACATATATTGTCTTTCTCCAGAATGAGAATTCAGATGCGATTTCAAAGTACTTAAATGAGCGAAACTCTTCCCACAGAGACCGCACGTGTGCGGCTTTTCCCCGGTGTGGATTTTCATGTGATCGTTAAGGTGTCCTGTATGtctgaaactcttcccgcactggtCACACGTGtgcggcttctctccggtgtggattttCATGTGTTCGTTAAGGTTTCTTTTATGCctgaaactcttcccgcactgatcacacgtgtgcggtttctctccggtgtggaccTTCATGTGTTCGTTAAGGTTTCTTTTATGTCTcaaactctttccgcactgatCACAAGTGTGttgtttctctccggtgtgaatatGCATGTGTCCACTAAGGTTTCTTTTATGTCTGAAACTCTTGCCGCACTGCAGGCAGGTGAAAGATTTCTTGGATACTCTTTTTACGGAAAAAAACGTCTCGGCCTGCGAGCGAATCAAAGATTTGACGTGATGGTGTTTCGGGTCTTCCGTCTCCTCATTCTCTTTGATCaagtctaaaataaatataaaaaagctttcattttCAGTACACCGTAAATAATCAATTGGAGAAAACCTAATGTAATAAGTAGACAACTGCATACAAACATTTGTGTAGCACTGAGCGCATTCATCAACTCTGTTCTGAGAGTTTGCAAAAAAACGTCATTatcttataataaaaaagtttctaaataactaataatgagAGTTTGGTTGATGTAACATTTACAATCTTCCTTTCATTGCAAAAACACTTGAACAGGTTGTGTTCATCCAAGTCTCTGGCTTTCTCACACAGGACAACCTCCTGGATGGACATTCAGCCGAGACTGCCATGCTTTCTGCTGTAGAAGCCCGAAAACCGGCAAGAGTGGATTACGGACGTTCTATACTAATTTTGCTGGATCTGTCCGTCCACTGCTTTTGACAAGGTCAACCCTCATATCTCCTGTCAGGAACCGCACTTCCATGGTTTCAGTGCAGCAGTGCCCCGCTAAGCCTTTGCGGGTCCCTGGGTAAACGCGGCTTTAACGCATCCAATAAAACTGACTCAGGGGTC contains:
- the LOC122332389 gene encoding gastrula zinc finger protein XlCGF8.2DB-like, whose translation is MQLSTYYIRFSPIDYLRCTENESFFIFILDLIKENEETEDPKHHHVKSLIRSQAETFFSVKRVSKKSFTCLQCGKSFRHKRNLSGHMHIHTGEKQHTCDQCGKSLRHKRNLNEHMKVHTGEKPHTCDQCGKSFRHKRNLNEHMKIHTGEKPHTCDQCGKSFRHTGHLNDHMKIHTGEKPHTCGLCGKSFAHLSTLKSHLNSHSGERQYMCDQCGKNFSWANSLKDHLTVHLKEKPHVCPLCGKSFSQLSYLRKHQQRHSGVKDVL